The genomic interval GGCGACCTGCGCGAGCGTGTGACCAGCAGTCGGCTGGTGACTGGCGACGACGTAGATGCCGCGGCTCTGCCGGAGCACGAGTCCCTCGCGCACGAGGCGCGCTAGCTGCGCTCGCGATATGCCCTGAGCTTCGAGGTCCCGCGGTCGTGCCAGCCCCGCCGTGCGGATCGCCTGAAGTGCTTTGTTCCGGCCCTTGGTTTCCATGGCAGGCGGTTTACGAAATGTTGGGGGTT from bacterium carries:
- a CDS encoding type IV toxin-antitoxin system AbiEi family antitoxin domain-containing protein, producing the protein MTALGPAVPTFCASRAAFRNVGTCTQPPTFRKPPAMETKGRNKALQAIRTAGLARPRDLEAQGISRAQLARLVREGLVLRQSRGIYVVASHQPTAGHTLAQVA